The Deinococcus koreensis genome window below encodes:
- a CDS encoding LamG-like jellyroll fold domain-containing protein, with amino-acid sequence MNRRLLSRVLSSSLRRSPLPGSGPLRLTAGLSVCLLIGCSAPTPAPTLPAAPADFNVVSISATGVTLSWSPVGGALSYVLERKSGSAAFSLVRTLDGSATTTTDTVPNPGAYVYRLKVSTAAGESPYTLEVQATVGGAPQPGAPVLTTPTPTVGVSGTPERLILTGSVSDPDGDLKGVSVDWGDGTPSAAPALTSGSYAASHDYAAGGTFTVKVTATDAGGRSTTLPQTYAVTRFQDGSRAHFVLDNSGADLSGNKLSGTFAGSGCTAGAPDRYSLANRATVFNSSGSAACGAQVAGGMTTGNLALRVPFSLNFWIRPDAAKVGQNAWLVGQKGDAALAYVGSAHGRSGAAGKVSFALAGAGTGGGDLKITDPQALAGGQWTHYAAVVTASGSGTALTFYRNGQRLGTVNGGTFNFSTDNLWTVAEAGGGTTSGAGDLPFSGAFDDIRFYGRALAPYEVDALFRLDRFPKP; translated from the coding sequence ATGAACCGTCGCCTGCTGAGCCGTGTCCTCTCTTCTTCCCTTCGCCGTTCCCCCCTGCCGGGCTCGGGCCCCCTGCGGCTGACGGCCGGCCTGAGCGTGTGCCTGCTGATCGGCTGCTCGGCCCCCACGCCGGCCCCCACCCTGCCGGCCGCCCCGGCAGACTTCAATGTCGTGTCGATCAGCGCGACTGGCGTCACGTTGAGCTGGAGCCCGGTGGGCGGCGCGCTCAGCTACGTGCTGGAGCGGAAATCTGGAAGCGCCGCCTTCTCGCTGGTCAGAACCCTGGACGGCTCGGCCACCACGACCACCGACACGGTGCCGAACCCAGGTGCCTACGTCTACCGCCTGAAGGTCAGCACCGCTGCTGGCGAGAGTCCGTACACGCTCGAGGTTCAGGCGACCGTCGGCGGCGCCCCGCAGCCGGGGGCCCCCGTGCTGACCACCCCGACCCCCACCGTGGGCGTATCCGGTACCCCTGAACGCCTGATCCTGACGGGCAGTGTCAGCGACCCGGACGGCGACCTGAAAGGCGTGTCGGTGGACTGGGGCGACGGCACGCCCAGCGCGGCCCCGGCGCTGACCTCCGGCAGCTACGCCGCCAGCCACGACTACGCGGCGGGCGGCACCTTCACGGTGAAGGTCACGGCCACCGACGCGGGGGGCCGCAGCACCACCCTCCCGCAGACCTACGCCGTCACACGCTTTCAGGACGGCTCGCGGGCGCATTTCGTGCTCGACAACTCCGGCGCCGACCTGAGCGGCAACAAGCTGAGCGGCACCTTCGCGGGGAGCGGCTGCACGGCGGGGGCGCCCGACCGCTACTCCCTGGCGAACCGCGCCACCGTGTTCAACAGTTCCGGTAGCGCGGCGTGTGGTGCCCAGGTCGCGGGCGGCATGACCACCGGCAACCTCGCCCTGCGCGTGCCCTTTTCCCTGAACTTCTGGATCAGGCCCGACGCCGCCAAGGTCGGCCAGAACGCCTGGCTGGTGGGGCAGAAGGGCGACGCCGCGCTGGCCTACGTGGGCTCGGCGCACGGGCGCAGCGGGGCCGCCGGGAAGGTGAGCTTCGCGCTGGCCGGGGCCGGCACGGGCGGCGGCGATCTGAAGATCACCGATCCGCAGGCACTGGCGGGAGGCCAGTGGACGCACTACGCCGCCGTGGTGACCGCGTCGGGCAGTGGCACCGCCCTGACCTTCTATCGCAACGGGCAGAGGCTGGGCACCGTGAATGGAGGCACCTTCAACTTCTCCACGGACAATCTCTGGACGGTGGCCGAGGCGGGGGGCGGCACGACCAGCGGCGCGGGCGACCTGCCCTTCTCCGGCGCCTTCGACGACATCCGCTTCTATGGCCGCGCCCTGGCGCCTTACGAAGTGGACGCCCTGTTCAGGCTCGACCGTTTCCCCAAACCGTAG
- a CDS encoding DNA-binding protein — protein MAKKSAVDLSIPEQVQENAQRGLRLREEHGFGGTKVGEATAKLLSGGGSVSARKVRHISRYFPRHAGDNLDQTGKSGKPSRGYIAWLLWGGDAGRTWSEKAVKALDAEAGEK, from the coding sequence ATGGCGAAGAAATCAGCGGTCGATCTGAGCATTCCCGAGCAGGTGCAGGAGAACGCGCAGCGGGGGCTCAGGCTCCGGGAGGAGCACGGCTTCGGCGGTACGAAGGTGGGCGAGGCCACCGCGAAGTTACTTTCGGGGGGCGGCAGCGTCAGCGCCCGCAAGGTGCGGCACATCTCGCGCTACTTCCCGCGCCATGCCGGCGACAATCTCGACCAGACCGGCAAGTCGGGGAAGCCCTCGCGCGGCTATATCGCGTGGCTGCTGTGGGGCGGCGACGCCGGACGAACCTGGAGCGAGAAGGCCGTGAAGGCGCTGGACGCCGAGGCTGGCGAGAAGTAG
- a CDS encoding four helix bundle protein, which produces MADGRRQKTVLDAGQFFPFENLEVYHLSVDLAAQVYALTQTLPADERFGLTNQLRRAATSVTLNIAEGRGRGTDKDCCRFLMQSRGSLYEVVSGLHLATRLKFVSVEATAAPNEQARLLAAKLTALINRLGHP; this is translated from the coding sequence ATGGCGGATGGCAGAAGGCAAAAGACCGTGTTAGATGCAGGCCAGTTTTTTCCATTCGAGAATCTGGAGGTGTACCACCTGTCCGTCGATTTGGCAGCACAGGTCTACGCGCTGACCCAGACGCTGCCTGCGGATGAGCGGTTTGGTCTGACCAATCAGCTACGCCGTGCGGCCACGTCTGTTACGCTCAACATCGCCGAGGGCCGGGGAAGGGGAACGGACAAAGACTGCTGCCGGTTCCTGATGCAGTCTCGCGGCTCTCTCTACGAGGTGGTGAGCGGGCTACATCTCGCCACACGCCTGAAGTTCGTTTCCGTTGAGGCAACAGCTGCACCCAACGAGCAGGCCCGACTGCTCGCAGCAAAGCTCACGGCCCTGATCAACCGGTTGGGCCACCCATGA
- a CDS encoding 3-hydroxyacyl-CoA dehydrogenase/enoyl-CoA hydratase family protein yields MKIQKAAVLGAGVMGAAIAAQLANAGIPVLLLDIVLPDNPDRNALAKQGIQRALKARPAAFMDASRAALITPGNLEDDLKKLKDVDWVLEAVVERLDAKRDLWARVEAVAKKTAILSSNSSGIPMHLQIEGRGEDFQRRFVGAHFFNPPRYLHLLEVIPTPKTDPEVLKTFSEFGEKVLGKGIVVANDVPGFVANRIGVYGIVRAMQHMQKAGLTPAQVDQLTGPALGRANSATFRTADLSGLDIIAKVGSDLGKVTPADEDFTLTGWFTAMVEKGILGDKSGSGFYKKTKGAGGKTVILNLNLDSMEYEDQGKVKVAAVEAVKGRPLPERVRALYAAEGPEGDFLRGVMNDGFWYAAKMAGNVSNRLQDIDNALKWGFGWEQGPFETMDTLGVQTVIANLDAEGRTLPPLLAAMKASGRERFYDGNETVTPEGQPTPYQAPYFILSDLKKDATKVVKKRAGASVVDLGDGVLLVEWHAKMNALGEDQLRAVQDAHKLVQDMGYAGLVLGNQGEHFSAGANLPLVLSQAQADEWDELDESIKQFQQVTTSMRFSPHPTVAAPFGLTLGGGAEFTLHADHVVASAELYMGLVEVGVGLIPGGGGTKEMLLRFTDQLHPGQQSGATLLPAVQRAFELIGTAKTSTSALEARSLGFLRDHDTVAMNRNHILQEAKRMVLALAPDYVQPTPRTDIPVMGDAAIAAIKSALYGMHQGGYVTDYDLVVSEQLARVLSGGVGNNRMAKVSEQHLLDLEREAFLILLGKKGTQQRIDHMLKTGKPLRN; encoded by the coding sequence ATGAAGATTCAGAAAGCTGCCGTACTCGGCGCCGGAGTGATGGGCGCCGCCATCGCCGCGCAACTCGCCAACGCAGGCATTCCCGTGCTCCTCCTGGACATCGTGCTGCCGGACAACCCGGATCGCAATGCCCTGGCCAAGCAGGGCATTCAGCGGGCGCTCAAGGCCCGCCCCGCCGCCTTCATGGATGCCAGCCGCGCCGCGCTGATCACGCCCGGCAACCTGGAAGACGACCTGAAGAAGCTCAAGGATGTGGACTGGGTGCTGGAGGCCGTCGTCGAACGCCTGGACGCCAAGCGCGACCTGTGGGCACGGGTCGAGGCGGTGGCCAAGAAGACCGCCATCCTCTCCAGCAACTCGTCCGGCATTCCCATGCACCTGCAGATCGAGGGCCGCGGCGAGGACTTCCAGCGCCGCTTCGTGGGCGCCCACTTCTTCAACCCGCCGCGCTACCTGCACCTGCTGGAAGTGATCCCCACGCCCAAGACCGACCCCGAGGTGCTGAAGACTTTCAGCGAGTTCGGCGAGAAGGTGCTGGGCAAGGGGATCGTGGTCGCCAACGACGTGCCGGGCTTCGTCGCCAACCGCATCGGCGTGTACGGCATCGTGCGGGCCATGCAGCACATGCAGAAGGCGGGCCTGACGCCCGCGCAGGTCGATCAGCTCACCGGCCCGGCGCTGGGCCGCGCGAACTCGGCCACCTTCCGCACGGCCGACCTCAGCGGCCTGGACATCATTGCGAAAGTCGGCAGCGATCTGGGCAAGGTGACGCCCGCCGACGAGGACTTCACCCTGACGGGCTGGTTCACGGCGATGGTCGAGAAGGGCATCCTGGGCGATAAATCCGGCAGCGGCTTCTACAAGAAGACCAAGGGGGCCGGCGGCAAGACGGTCATCCTGAACCTGAATCTGGACTCCATGGAGTACGAGGATCAGGGCAAGGTGAAAGTGGCCGCCGTGGAGGCCGTGAAGGGGCGGCCCCTGCCCGAGCGGGTGCGCGCCCTGTACGCGGCCGAGGGGCCCGAAGGCGACTTCCTGCGCGGCGTGATGAACGACGGCTTCTGGTACGCCGCCAAGATGGCCGGAAACGTGTCGAACCGCCTGCAGGACATCGACAACGCCCTGAAGTGGGGCTTCGGCTGGGAGCAGGGGCCCTTCGAGACGATGGACACCCTGGGTGTGCAGACCGTCATCGCCAATCTGGACGCCGAGGGCCGCACCCTGCCGCCCCTGCTCGCCGCCATGAAGGCCAGCGGGCGCGAGCGGTTCTACGACGGGAACGAGACCGTCACGCCGGAAGGCCAGCCGACCCCGTACCAGGCGCCCTATTTCATCCTGAGCGACCTGAAGAAGGACGCCACGAAGGTCGTCAAGAAGCGGGCCGGCGCCTCGGTCGTCGATCTGGGCGACGGCGTGCTGCTGGTGGAGTGGCACGCCAAGATGAACGCGCTGGGTGAGGATCAGCTGCGCGCCGTGCAGGACGCCCACAAACTGGTGCAGGACATGGGCTACGCGGGCCTCGTGCTGGGCAACCAGGGCGAGCACTTCAGCGCCGGGGCCAACCTGCCGCTGGTGCTCTCGCAGGCGCAGGCCGACGAGTGGGACGAACTGGACGAGTCCATCAAGCAGTTTCAGCAGGTCACCACGTCCATGCGCTTCAGCCCGCACCCCACCGTGGCGGCCCCCTTCGGCCTGACCCTGGGTGGCGGCGCCGAATTTACGCTGCACGCCGACCACGTGGTTGCCAGCGCGGAACTGTACATGGGTCTGGTCGAGGTCGGCGTGGGTCTGATTCCCGGCGGCGGCGGCACCAAGGAAATGCTGCTGCGCTTCACCGATCAGCTGCACCCCGGCCAGCAGAGCGGCGCCACGCTGCTGCCCGCCGTGCAGCGCGCCTTCGAGCTGATCGGCACCGCCAAGACCTCGACCTCGGCCCTGGAGGCCCGCTCCCTGGGCTTCCTGCGTGACCACGACACGGTCGCCATGAACAGGAACCACATCCTGCAGGAGGCCAAGCGCATGGTGCTGGCCCTGGCGCCGGATTACGTGCAGCCCACGCCCCGCACCGACATCCCCGTGATGGGCGACGCCGCCATCGCCGCCATCAAGAGCGCGCTGTACGGCATGCACCAGGGCGGCTATGTCACCGACTACGACCTCGTGGTCAGCGAGCAGCTCGCCCGCGTGCTGTCGGGCGGCGTCGGCAACAACCGCATGGCGAAGGTCAGCGAACAGCATCTGCTCGACCTGGAGCGCGAAGCCTTCCTGATCCTGCTGGGCAAGAAGGGCACCCAGCAGCGCATCGACCACATGCTCAAGACGGGCAAGCCGCTGAGGAACTGA
- a CDS encoding ExeM/NucH family extracellular endonuclease: protein MRPSLALSIACSLLLASCGSTQTALSPSAAILAQTQKVAVLSVPVAAEVKFVELILTDKKGAAQTFSAVPADGSAVFQLGKVGNGDFQAAVRAYDASDKKVVLYKGAAPVNLKAGTAATFPALTRVSASVTVNATPTLDKTATFTAKLGETSLPMTVAGGVASVKFADVPTARSLSVTVQGKASDGQPTQTGSATFTLGDGGATVPVTLSEIASCPVVEGAVTAIPAIQGSGAASPLVGQSVTVRGVVTSDLQSGLGGFYVQDAAGDSDPATSDGVFVFTGLGSAAAPQPVAVGDLVQFTGTVKEFKSPATATESATQLDTVSNFVKCAPGLVVKPVEVKAPFNDLERYEGMLVTFPEKLTVTDNFSYGRFGELGLSAGGRLFNPTNGNVSPAPSAAELAARRIILDDRSSRQNPATVAYLEGGTRRTGDTVTGLTGALHFANNAFKVQPTADPVFVNENPRSATPKAVGGTLTVAGANVLNYFTTFGASTDRGASSAYEFGRQKTKVIAALKGLDADIVTLMEVQNNGDAALNDLVAGLNTAYGAETYKAVQTGVIGTDAIKVAIIYKPARVRPVGSFAIDPNPVYSRPPLAQSFQDLGKGGVLTVVANHFKSKGSCPTSGDVDTGQGCWNQLRVQQSQALLSFAQTLKTRVNDQDVLIMGDLNAYGQEDPINTIVAGGYASLNLRIPEADRYSYQFGGLFGYLDHALATTNLNSQVTGITEWHINADEPVFIDYNVEFKNNPNCVGTNCTSPDLYTPDAFRASDHDPVLVGLNLSADTVTEPVTPLSVSATGPDTVTAGQPYTLSVGAGGTPDSLKVNWGDGSAEETLAAGATSAAHTYASAGPVTITVTATRGAETKTATKSVTVNSAPVTGAGRLVISQVYGGGGNTGAPFTNDFIEIFNAGSGPVNLNGYSVQYASATGTSWAVTPLGTVNLAAGQYYLVQGAAGTTVTNAPLPTPDVIGTTNLSGTNGKVALASSTVALTGINPVGGALVDLVGYGSANGFEGNAAPALSNTTAGLRAGNGCTDTNQNGADFAAGAPTPRTTASPANICP from the coding sequence ATGCGTCCATCCCTTGCTCTTTCCATCGCCTGTTCCCTGCTGCTCGCCTCGTGCGGCAGTACCCAGACGGCCCTCTCGCCCTCCGCCGCCATCCTGGCGCAGACCCAGAAGGTCGCTGTCCTGAGCGTGCCGGTGGCCGCCGAGGTCAAGTTCGTCGAGCTGATCCTGACCGACAAGAAGGGTGCCGCCCAGACCTTCAGCGCCGTGCCTGCCGACGGCTCGGCCGTTTTCCAGCTGGGCAAGGTGGGCAACGGTGACTTCCAGGCCGCCGTCCGTGCCTACGACGCCTCCGACAAGAAGGTCGTGCTGTACAAGGGGGCGGCGCCGGTCAACCTCAAGGCGGGCACCGCCGCCACCTTCCCGGCCCTGACCCGCGTGTCGGCCAGCGTGACGGTGAACGCCACGCCCACGCTGGACAAGACCGCGACCTTCACGGCGAAACTCGGTGAGACCAGCCTGCCCATGACGGTGGCCGGTGGCGTGGCCAGCGTGAAATTCGCCGACGTGCCCACCGCCCGCAGCCTGAGCGTGACCGTGCAGGGCAAAGCCAGCGACGGCCAGCCTACCCAGACGGGCTCGGCCACCTTCACGCTGGGTGACGGCGGCGCGACCGTGCCCGTGACCCTGAGCGAGATCGCCAGTTGCCCGGTGGTGGAGGGCGCCGTGACCGCCATCCCTGCCATCCAGGGCAGCGGCGCCGCCAGCCCCCTGGTGGGCCAGAGCGTGACCGTGCGCGGCGTGGTGACCAGCGACCTGCAGAGCGGTCTGGGCGGCTTCTACGTGCAGGACGCGGCCGGCGACAGCGACCCCGCGACCAGCGACGGCGTGTTCGTCTTCACCGGGCTGGGCAGCGCCGCCGCGCCGCAGCCCGTGGCGGTGGGCGACCTCGTGCAGTTCACCGGCACGGTCAAGGAGTTCAAGAGCCCCGCCACCGCCACCGAATCGGCCACCCAGCTCGATACGGTCAGCAACTTCGTCAAGTGCGCCCCTGGCCTGGTCGTCAAGCCTGTGGAGGTCAAGGCGCCCTTCAACGACCTGGAGCGCTACGAGGGGATGCTGGTTACCTTCCCCGAGAAGCTGACGGTCACCGACAACTTCAGCTACGGCCGCTTCGGCGAGCTGGGCCTGTCGGCCGGCGGACGGCTGTTCAACCCCACCAACGGCAACGTGAGCCCGGCCCCCAGCGCGGCCGAGCTGGCCGCCCGCCGCATCATCCTGGACGACCGCAGCAGCCGCCAGAACCCGGCCACCGTGGCCTACCTGGAGGGTGGCACCCGCCGCACCGGCGACACCGTGACCGGCCTGACCGGCGCGCTGCACTTCGCCAACAATGCCTTCAAGGTGCAGCCCACGGCCGACCCGGTGTTCGTGAACGAGAACCCGCGCAGCGCCACCCCCAAAGCGGTGGGCGGCACGCTGACGGTGGCCGGCGCCAACGTCCTGAACTACTTCACCACCTTCGGCGCCTCCACGGATCGCGGGGCCAGCTCGGCCTACGAGTTCGGCCGCCAGAAGACCAAGGTGATCGCGGCCCTGAAGGGTCTGGACGCCGACATCGTGACCCTGATGGAGGTGCAGAACAACGGCGATGCGGCCCTGAATGATCTGGTCGCCGGGCTCAACACTGCCTACGGCGCCGAGACGTACAAGGCCGTGCAGACCGGCGTGATCGGCACCGACGCCATCAAGGTCGCCATCATTTACAAGCCGGCGCGCGTGCGGCCCGTTGGCAGCTTCGCCATCGACCCCAACCCCGTCTACAGCCGCCCCCCGCTGGCCCAGAGCTTCCAGGATCTGGGCAAGGGGGGCGTGCTGACCGTCGTGGCGAACCACTTCAAGAGCAAGGGCTCGTGCCCGACCTCGGGCGACGTGGACACCGGCCAGGGCTGCTGGAACCAGCTGCGAGTGCAGCAGTCGCAGGCGCTGCTGAGCTTCGCCCAGACCCTCAAGACCCGCGTCAATGATCAGGACGTGCTGATCATGGGCGATCTGAACGCCTACGGCCAGGAAGATCCGATCAACACCATCGTCGCGGGCGGGTACGCCAGCTTGAACCTGCGGATTCCCGAAGCAGACCGCTATTCGTACCAGTTCGGCGGGCTGTTCGGCTACCTGGATCACGCGCTGGCCACGACCAACCTGAACTCCCAGGTGACCGGCATCACCGAGTGGCACATCAACGCCGACGAGCCGGTGTTCATCGACTACAACGTGGAGTTCAAGAACAACCCCAACTGCGTGGGCACGAACTGCACGAGCCCCGACCTGTACACCCCGGATGCCTTCCGCGCCTCCGACCACGACCCCGTGCTGGTGGGCCTGAACCTCAGCGCCGACACCGTGACCGAGCCCGTGACGCCGCTGAGCGTGAGCGCGACCGGCCCCGACACCGTGACCGCCGGCCAGCCCTACACCCTGAGCGTCGGCGCGGGCGGCACCCCGGACAGCCTGAAGGTGAACTGGGGCGACGGCAGCGCCGAGGAGACCCTGGCTGCGGGCGCCACCAGCGCGGCCCACACCTACGCCTCAGCCGGCCCCGTGACTATTACTGTGACCGCCACGCGCGGCGCGGAAACCAAGACCGCCACGAAGAGCGTGACCGTGAATTCGGCGCCTGTGACGGGCGCGGGCCGGCTGGTCATCAGCCAGGTCTACGGCGGCGGCGGCAATACTGGCGCGCCCTTCACCAACGACTTCATCGAGATCTTCAACGCGGGGAGCGGCCCGGTCAACCTGAACGGTTACTCCGTGCAGTACGCCAGCGCGACAGGAACGAGCTGGGCGGTGACGCCTCTGGGCACCGTCAACCTTGCGGCCGGTCAGTATTACCTCGTGCAGGGAGCAGCCGGAACGACTGTCACCAACGCCCCCCTGCCCACCCCGGACGTGATCGGAACCACGAACCTGAGCGGCACCAACGGCAAGGTGGCCCTGGCCTCCAGCACGGTGGCGCTCACGGGTATCAATCCTGTAGGCGGAGCCCTGGTTGACCTCGTCGGCTACGGTTCGGCCAATGGCTTTGAAGGGAATGCAGCGCCGGCGCTTTCCAACACCACCGCTGGTCTGCGCGCCGGGAACGGCTGCACCGACACCAACCAGAACGGCGCGGACTTCGCGGCTGGTGCCCCCACGCCGCGCACCACCGCCTCGCCCGCGAACATCTGCCCCTGA
- a CDS encoding sulfite exporter TauE/SafE family protein, producing MMLAVIGVGLLAGVLGAILGLGGGVVVVPALEFVLPYFGREITIQQAVAVSQIGVLAVGLSGAASYLQQGLVRARTGYLLSPYTILGGAVGSGLGLILPARAVATVFSLLLLYSAYNLLRGLKRVEVERTPSRLVPPAMTFAGVMSGLLGIGGGTVQVPLLNLLAGVPIRQAIATSTFIMGLTAVGNALVYQAGGLLDVRLAAGVALGVLVGARAGASLQSRIPAAQLKLFFSLLLIFTAGQLLWKYWGNA from the coding sequence ATGATGCTGGCCGTCATCGGTGTGGGCCTGCTGGCCGGTGTGCTAGGCGCGATCCTGGGGCTGGGCGGCGGCGTGGTCGTCGTGCCGGCCCTGGAATTCGTGCTGCCCTATTTCGGCCGCGAGATCACCATCCAGCAGGCGGTGGCCGTGAGCCAGATCGGCGTGCTCGCGGTGGGCCTGAGCGGCGCGGCCAGCTACCTGCAGCAGGGACTGGTGCGCGCCCGCACCGGCTACCTGCTCTCGCCGTACACCATCCTGGGCGGCGCGGTGGGCAGCGGCCTGGGCCTGATCCTGCCCGCTCGCGCCGTGGCGACCGTGTTCTCGCTGCTGCTGCTGTATTCGGCGTATAACCTGCTGCGCGGCCTGAAGCGCGTGGAGGTCGAGCGCACGCCCAGCCGATTAGTGCCGCCCGCCATGACCTTCGCGGGCGTGATGAGCGGCCTGCTGGGCATCGGCGGCGGCACGGTGCAGGTGCCGTTGCTGAACCTGCTGGCGGGCGTGCCGATCCGGCAGGCCATCGCCACGAGCACCTTCATCATGGGCCTGACCGCGGTGGGCAATGCGCTGGTGTATCAGGCGGGGGGCCTGCTGGACGTGAGACTGGCCGCCGGCGTGGCGCTGGGCGTGCTGGTCGGCGCGCGGGCCGGGGCCAGCCTGCAGAGCCGCATTCCCGCCGCACAGCTCAAGTTGTTCTTCAGCCTGCTGCTGATCTTCACGGCCGGGCAACTGCTGTGGAAATACTGGGGGAACGCATGA
- a CDS encoding HD domain-containing protein, producing MFRRRPALPPFPPGGMLVGGAARDWLRGVEAKDFDWAVPDPAGAARALADASGGSVFPLDEERGYWRVHAPGGVQHDFVPLPPDVSADLTRRDFTVNALALTADRKVLDPTGGQADLKARRLRMVSEANLQGDPLRAWRAARFEVTLGLRMVPDTEAAVKRVAADLKAGVLPMPALERVRDELHALLAHPEAARGILRLEALRLLALSVPELREGLGLTQGGFHHLDVFHHGVEALHQLLSRVPDAPLPLRWAALLHDVGKPRTLARDPQTGRASFYGHDKVGAALTGQILSRLRLPGDDVQFAAALVGAHMIQLPATEREARRFAHRRRALLPELLSVMLADREAARGPSSSPATRHAYARAMNRVLEALEEQPAAEKPLLRGEEVMALLGLAPGPRVGEALRALAEAAALGEVADAEGARAFLKDWSIQ from the coding sequence ATGTTCCGCCGCCGCCCCGCGCTCCCTCCGTTCCCACCGGGGGGAATGCTGGTGGGCGGCGCGGCCCGTGACTGGCTGCGCGGCGTGGAGGCCAAGGACTTCGACTGGGCGGTGCCCGACCCGGCAGGCGCGGCGCGGGCCCTGGCCGACGCATCGGGCGGCTCGGTGTTCCCGCTGGACGAGGAACGCGGGTACTGGCGCGTTCATGCCCCCGGCGGCGTGCAGCACGACTTCGTGCCCCTGCCGCCCGACGTGAGCGCCGACCTGACCCGGCGCGACTTTACCGTGAATGCCCTGGCCCTGACTGCCGACCGGAAGGTGCTCGACCCCACGGGCGGGCAGGCCGACCTGAAGGCGCGGCGGCTGCGGATGGTCTCGGAGGCGAACCTGCAGGGCGACCCGCTGCGGGCGTGGCGGGCGGCACGCTTCGAGGTCACGCTGGGGCTGCGGATGGTGCCGGACACGGAGGCAGCCGTAAAGCGGGTGGCCGCCGACCTGAAGGCTGGTGTGCTGCCCATGCCCGCCCTGGAGCGCGTGCGGGACGAACTGCACGCCCTGCTGGCTCACCCGGAGGCGGCGCGCGGCATCCTGCGGCTTGAAGCGCTGAGGCTGCTGGCGCTGAGCGTGCCCGAACTGCGCGAGGGGCTGGGGCTCACGCAGGGCGGCTTTCACCATCTGGACGTGTTCCACCACGGCGTCGAGGCGCTGCACCAGCTGCTCAGCCGCGTGCCGGATGCGCCCCTGCCCCTGCGCTGGGCCGCGCTGCTGCACGACGTGGGCAAGCCGCGCACCCTGGCCCGCGACCCCCAGACCGGCCGCGCCTCCTTCTACGGCCACGACAAGGTGGGCGCCGCCCTGACCGGCCAGATCCTGAGCCGCCTGCGGCTCCCCGGCGACGACGTGCAGTTCGCGGCCGCGCTGGTGGGCGCGCACATGATCCAACTGCCGGCCACCGAGCGCGAGGCCCGGCGCTTCGCCCACCGGCGCCGGGCGCTGCTGCCTGAACTCCTGAGCGTCATGCTGGCCGACCGCGAGGCGGCGCGTGGGCCGAGCAGCTCCCCGGCCACCCGCCACGCCTACGCGCGGGCCATGAACCGCGTGCTGGAGGCGCTGGAGGAACAGCCCGCCGCCGAGAAGCCCCTGCTGAGAGGCGAGGAGGTCATGGCGCTGCTGGGCCTCGCCCCCGGCCCGCGTGTGGGGGAAGCGCTGCGGGCGCTGGCCGAAGCCGCCGCGCTGGGCGAGGTCGCGGACGCGGAGGGGGCACGGGCTTTCCTGAAGGACTGGAGCATTCAGTAA